A genomic region of Streptomyces sp. NBC_00247 contains the following coding sequences:
- a CDS encoding phytanoyl-CoA dioxygenase family protein, whose product MAGLDADVTPDVEALYTDGITARKGAFTPEWTDRLREDVEVAFQEALGRPGGAVGRGPHRYYVEIHPEQLRGFVDLVEHPWVRSVCEAVLGPDYRIVELGFDVPLAGAVDQPWHRDFPMPEETRAERRLTSLAFNVTAVDTEEDMGPFEIAPGTQWDDSPEFGHGMFPPRSHYPRYAERAVRKYPRRGDISARSALTVHRGTTNHSVKPRPVLVLGVDGPEAANGDRHDTAATRSYWEGLPERVRRHLDCAVVDTLVPVTQKHTIEGLIMGDA is encoded by the coding sequence CTGGCCGGTCTCGATGCCGACGTGACGCCCGACGTGGAGGCCCTGTACACGGACGGCATCACCGCGCGGAAGGGTGCGTTCACCCCGGAGTGGACCGACCGTCTCCGCGAGGACGTCGAGGTGGCGTTCCAGGAGGCGCTGGGGCGGCCCGGCGGCGCGGTCGGGCGCGGCCCGCACCGCTACTACGTCGAGATCCACCCCGAGCAGCTGCGGGGATTCGTCGATCTCGTCGAGCACCCGTGGGTGCGGTCCGTCTGCGAGGCGGTGCTCGGCCCCGACTACCGGATCGTGGAGCTGGGCTTCGACGTCCCGCTCGCGGGTGCGGTCGACCAACCGTGGCACCGGGACTTCCCGATGCCGGAGGAGACCCGTGCCGAACGGCGGCTGACCTCCCTCGCCTTCAACGTGACGGCCGTCGACACCGAGGAGGACATGGGTCCCTTCGAGATAGCGCCGGGCACCCAGTGGGACGACAGTCCGGAGTTCGGCCACGGCATGTTCCCGCCCCGCTCCCACTACCCGCGCTACGCGGAGAGGGCCGTACGCAAGTACCCGCGGCGCGGCGACATCTCCGCCCGCAGCGCCCTGACCGTCCACCGCGGGACCACGAACCACTCGGTGAAGCCCCGGCCCGTGCTGGTTCTCGGGGTCGACGGCCCGGAGGCCGCGAACGGCGACCGGCACGACACCGCCGCGACCCGGTCGTACTGGGAGGGCCTGCCCGAGCGGGTCCGCCGCCACCTCGACTGCGCGGTCGTCGACACGCTGGTGCCCGTGACGCAGAAGCACACCATCGAGGGTCTGATCATGGGCGACGCCTGA
- a CDS encoding OB-fold nucleic acid binding domain-containing protein produces MLDRLSSSQEDLESEELQEDAHASGCTRISECSDRQIVKVAGTLRTVTLRPRAGVPALEAELFDGTAPLDVVWLGRRSIVGIEPGRRLIVSGRVAMSHGRRVLFNPTYELRPLGKE; encoded by the coding sequence ATGCTCGACCGGTTGTCCAGTTCCCAGGAGGACCTGGAGTCCGAGGAGCTCCAGGAGGACGCGCACGCGTCGGGGTGCACCCGCATCTCCGAATGCTCGGACCGCCAGATCGTCAAGGTGGCTGGTACGTTGCGGACCGTCACCCTGCGACCGCGTGCCGGAGTGCCCGCTCTGGAAGCGGAGCTCTTCGACGGCACCGCGCCGCTGGACGTGGTCTGGCTCGGCCGCCGCTCCATCGTCGGCATCGAACCAGGCCGCAGGCTCATCGTCTCGGGCCGCGTCGCCATGAGCCACGGGCGCCGGGTGCTGTTCAACCCCACATACGAATTGCGACCGCTGGGCAAGGAGTAG
- a CDS encoding potassium channel family protein, with amino-acid sequence MRVAIAGAGAVGRSIAAELLENGHEVLLVDKAPTAISVERVPMAEWLLADACEITSLDEAALQRCNVVIAATGDDKVNLVVSLLAKTEYGVPRVVARVNNPKNEWLFNESWGVDVAVSTPRLMSALVEEAVSVGDLVRLLRFSHGDANLVELTLPPESAVAGTQVGEVEWPEDTSLVTIIRGTRVLTPSPEETLEAGDELLFVAAQAREEQLEDLLSVRRDESAED; translated from the coding sequence ATGCGCGTGGCGATTGCCGGAGCCGGCGCGGTGGGCCGTTCCATCGCGGCCGAGCTGCTGGAGAACGGGCACGAGGTCCTGCTCGTCGACAAGGCTCCCACCGCCATCTCGGTGGAGCGGGTCCCGATGGCCGAGTGGCTCCTCGCCGACGCCTGCGAGATCACCTCGCTCGACGAGGCGGCGCTCCAGCGCTGCAACGTCGTGATCGCGGCGACCGGTGACGACAAGGTCAACCTGGTCGTCTCCCTGCTCGCGAAGACCGAGTACGGGGTGCCGAGGGTCGTGGCCCGCGTCAACAACCCCAAGAACGAGTGGCTCTTCAACGAGTCCTGGGGCGTCGACGTCGCGGTCTCCACCCCGCGTCTGATGTCGGCGCTGGTGGAAGAGGCGGTGAGCGTCGGCGACCTGGTCCGGCTGCTGCGCTTCAGCCACGGCGACGCCAACCTGGTCGAGCTGACCCTGCCCCCCGAGTCGGCCGTGGCCGGTACTCAGGTCGGCGAGGTGGAGTGGCCCGAGGACACCTCCCTGGTCACCATCATCCGGGGTACGCGGGTGCTCACCCCGAGCCCCGAGGAGACGCTGGAGGCCGGCGACGAGCTGCTGTTCGTGGCCGCGCAGGCCCGCGAGGAGCAGCTGGAGGACCTCCTGTCGGTACGCCGGGACGAGTCGGCCGAGGACTGA
- a CDS encoding APC family permease gives MSKLTDVPKRILIGRALRSDKLGETLLPKRIALPVFASDPLSSVAYAPGEVLLVLSIAGVSAYHFSPWIAVAVVVLMFTVVASYRQNVHAYPSGGGDYEVATTNLGPKAGLTVASALLVDYVLTVAVSISSGVENLGSAIPFVIEHKTLAAIAAIVLLTLMNLRGVKESGKLFAIPTYLFVVGVFIMIAWGAFRGLILGDDMHAPTADFTIKPEHGGLAGFALVFLLLRAFSSGCAALTGVEAISNGVPAFRKPKSKNAANTLAMMGLLAVTMFCGIIALAMVTDVKMAENPAKDLFHNGASVGSGFTQDPVISQVAAAVFGDGSFLFVLLAAATALVLFLAANTAYNGFPLLGSILAQDRYLPRQLHTRGDRLAFSNGIVLLAGAAILLVWIYGADSTRLIQLYIVGVFVSFTLSQTGMVRHWNRHLRTETDPAKRRHMVRSRAINTFGAFFTGLVLVVVLATKFTHGAWVALLGMVIFYGTMTAIRKHYDRVAREIAADETPSDETVRPSRVHAIVLVSKLHRPTLRALAYAKLIRTDHLEALSISVDPQETKALREDWERRGINVPLKILDSPYREVTRPVIEYVKGLRRESPRDVVSVYIPEYVVGHWYEHLLHNQSALRLKGRLLFTPGVMVTSVPYQLESSEVAKKRARRRAEWTAPGSVRRGPVERRPKEQVKKP, from the coding sequence GTGTCCAAACTGACCGACGTGCCCAAACGGATCCTGATCGGACGGGCGCTGCGCAGCGACAAGCTGGGAGAAACCCTTCTCCCCAAGCGCATCGCCCTCCCCGTCTTCGCATCCGACCCGCTGTCCTCGGTGGCGTACGCCCCGGGAGAAGTTCTCCTGGTGCTCTCCATCGCGGGCGTGTCGGCGTACCACTTCAGCCCGTGGATCGCGGTCGCCGTCGTGGTCCTGATGTTCACGGTCGTCGCCTCGTACCGGCAGAACGTCCACGCCTACCCGAGCGGCGGCGGCGACTACGAGGTCGCCACCACCAACCTCGGACCCAAGGCCGGACTCACCGTCGCCAGTGCGCTGCTCGTCGACTACGTCCTCACCGTCGCCGTGTCGATCTCCTCCGGCGTGGAGAACCTCGGATCGGCGATCCCCTTCGTCATCGAGCACAAGACGCTCGCCGCCATCGCGGCGATCGTGCTGCTGACGCTGATGAACCTGCGCGGAGTGAAGGAGTCGGGGAAGCTCTTCGCCATCCCCACCTACCTCTTCGTGGTGGGCGTCTTCATCATGATCGCCTGGGGAGCCTTCCGCGGGCTGATCCTCGGTGACGACATGCACGCGCCGACCGCGGACTTCACGATCAAGCCCGAACACGGGGGACTGGCCGGTTTCGCGCTGGTCTTCCTGCTGCTGCGCGCCTTCTCCTCCGGATGTGCCGCGCTCACCGGTGTCGAGGCGATCAGCAACGGCGTACCCGCCTTCCGCAAGCCGAAGAGCAAGAACGCCGCGAACACCCTCGCGATGATGGGCCTGCTGGCCGTCACCATGTTCTGCGGGATCATCGCGCTGGCCATGGTCACCGACGTGAAGATGGCCGAGAACCCGGCGAAGGACCTGTTCCACAACGGCGCTTCCGTCGGCTCCGGCTTCACCCAGGACCCGGTGATCTCACAGGTCGCCGCAGCGGTCTTCGGGGACGGTTCCTTCCTCTTCGTCCTCCTCGCCGCGGCCACCGCCCTGGTGCTCTTCCTCGCGGCCAACACCGCGTACAACGGCTTCCCGCTGCTCGGCTCGATCCTTGCCCAGGACCGCTACCTGCCGCGCCAGCTCCACACCCGCGGCGACCGGTTGGCCTTCTCCAACGGCATCGTGCTGCTGGCCGGCGCGGCCATCCTGCTGGTCTGGATCTACGGAGCGGACTCCACCCGCCTGATCCAGCTCTACATCGTCGGCGTCTTCGTCTCGTTCACCCTCAGCCAGACCGGCATGGTCCGGCACTGGAACCGCCACCTGCGCACCGAGACGGACCCGGCCAAGCGCCGCCACATGGTCCGCTCGCGCGCCATCAACACCTTCGGCGCGTTCTTCACCGGCCTGGTGCTGGTCGTCGTCCTCGCCACCAAGTTCACCCACGGTGCCTGGGTCGCGCTGCTCGGCATGGTGATCTTCTACGGCACGATGACCGCGATCCGTAAGCACTACGACCGGGTCGCCCGCGAGATCGCCGCCGACGAGACCCCCTCCGACGAGACCGTCCGGCCCTCGCGGGTCCACGCCATCGTCCTGGTCTCCAAGCTCCACCGCCCCACCCTGCGCGCCCTCGCCTACGCCAAGCTGATCCGCACGGACCACCTGGAGGCGCTCTCCATCAGCGTGGACCCGCAGGAGACCAAGGCACTGCGCGAGGACTGGGAGCGGCGCGGCATCAACGTCCCGCTCAAGATCCTCGACTCCCCGTACCGCGAGGTGACCCGTCCGGTCATCGAGTACGTCAAGGGGCTGCGCCGGGAGAGCCCGCGCGACGTGGTGAGCGTGTACATCCCCGAGTACGTCGTCGGGCACTGGTACGAGCACCTGCTGCACAACCAGAGCGCGCTGCGCCTGAAGGGGCGGCTGCTCTTCACCCCGGGGGTCATGGTCACCTCGGTGCCGTACCAGCTGGAGTCCTCCGAGGTCGCGAAGAAGCGGGCCCGCAGGCGCGCGGAGTGGACCGCCCCGGGCTCCGTCCGGCGCGGACCGGTCGAGCGCCGGCCCAAGGAGCAGGTGAAGAAGCCCTGA
- a CDS encoding LacI family DNA-binding transcriptional regulator: MSSSLKDVALRAGVSPRTVSNVVNGSAAVAEPTRLRVQEAIDELGYRPNLAARSLRAGRTGIIGLAIPELHSPYFAELAGLLVDEARRRSWTVIIDQTLGDAEAERRLLTGDGGRVMDGLVISPWALKARDLTATPRALPVVLLGERSPDGLADRVAVDNVAAADEATTHLLECGRRRIAAIGLQPHLENGTADQRAEGYRRALRRAGVEPRPAWERPVASLHRSDGARAMADLLDGDGTGGGGDAGGRDGTGRSGGGPRDGDGTGRSGGGPRDGDGTGRSGGGRGGGGDAVPDAVFAFSDELALGALHTARARGVRVPEDLAIVGFDDIEDGRFSFPGLTTVSPDKHQIAARALQCLADRIYSPRNELPAHDLTIPHRLIVRGSTVPGA; the protein is encoded by the coding sequence GTGAGCAGCAGCCTGAAGGACGTGGCCCTCCGCGCGGGAGTCTCCCCACGCACGGTGTCGAACGTGGTCAACGGCTCCGCGGCGGTCGCGGAGCCGACCCGCCTGCGGGTGCAGGAGGCGATCGACGAACTGGGCTACCGGCCCAACCTCGCCGCGCGCAGCCTGCGCGCGGGCCGCACCGGCATCATCGGACTCGCCATCCCGGAACTGCACTCGCCCTACTTCGCCGAGCTCGCCGGGCTGCTGGTGGACGAGGCCCGGCGCCGGTCGTGGACCGTGATCATCGACCAGACCCTCGGGGACGCGGAGGCGGAACGCCGCCTGCTCACCGGTGACGGGGGCCGCGTGATGGACGGGCTCGTCATCAGCCCCTGGGCCCTGAAGGCCCGGGACCTCACGGCCACCCCCCGCGCGCTGCCGGTCGTCCTGCTCGGCGAGCGGAGCCCCGACGGGCTGGCGGACCGGGTCGCGGTGGACAACGTGGCCGCGGCCGACGAGGCCACCACCCACCTGCTGGAGTGCGGACGCCGCCGCATCGCCGCCATCGGCCTCCAGCCGCACCTGGAGAACGGTACGGCGGACCAGCGGGCGGAAGGCTACCGGCGGGCGCTGCGCCGGGCCGGTGTCGAACCCCGCCCCGCGTGGGAGCGCCCCGTGGCCTCGCTGCACCGCAGTGACGGGGCCCGTGCCATGGCGGACCTGCTCGACGGCGACGGGACCGGAGGGGGTGGCGACGCGGGAGGCCGTGACGGGACCGGACGGAGCGGCGGCGGCCCGAGAGACGGTGACGGGACCGGACGGAGCGGCGGCGGCCCGAGAGACGGTGACGGGACCGGACGGAGTGGCGGTGGCAGGGGAGGCGGCGGCGACGCCGTCCCCGACGCGGTGTTCGCGTTCAGCGACGAACTGGCTCTGGGCGCCCTGCACACGGCTCGTGCGCGGGGCGTGCGGGTGCCGGAGGACCTGGCGATCGTCGGTTTCGACGACATCGAGGACGGCCGTTTCAGCTTCCCCGGTCTCACCACGGTCTCGCCCGACAAGCACCAGATCGCCGCGCGGGCCCTGCAGTGCCTGGCCGACCGCATCTACAGCCCCCGCAACGAGCTGCCCGCCCACGACCTGACGATCCCGCACCGGCTGATCGTCCGGGGGAGCACCGTCCCCGGGGCGTGA
- a CDS encoding DUF3159 domain-containing protein — protein sequence MTSDDKPTHDGDRTPDTDQQDATNRAVTEAALFDAFGGVRGMVETVLPGLLFVTIFTLNKNLHVSAIAALAVSLLLVVVRLVRKDTVKHAFSGVFGVAFGVVFAMITGNAKDFYLPGMLYTLGLALAYLITTLAGVPLIGLILGPVFKENLSWRTRNPGRKRAYAKASYAWGLILLAKCAILFPLYWWADTAQLGWVLVGLKIPPFLLAVYLTWVFLAKAPAPIDVFAEMEAAEQAEKDREAERAAERAREAEAENARGAETAAARNYDA from the coding sequence GTGACGTCCGACGACAAGCCGACGCACGACGGGGACCGTACCCCGGACACGGATCAGCAGGACGCGACGAACAGGGCGGTCACCGAGGCCGCTCTCTTCGATGCGTTCGGCGGGGTCCGGGGGATGGTGGAGACCGTCCTGCCCGGACTGCTCTTCGTCACCATCTTCACCCTCAACAAGAACCTGCACGTCTCGGCCATCGCCGCGCTGGCGGTCTCGCTGCTGCTGGTCGTCGTCCGGCTGGTCCGCAAGGACACCGTCAAGCACGCGTTCAGTGGCGTTTTTGGTGTGGCCTTCGGTGTGGTCTTCGCGATGATCACGGGCAATGCCAAGGACTTCTACCTCCCGGGCATGCTCTACACGCTCGGCCTCGCGCTGGCCTATCTGATCACCACGCTGGCGGGCGTCCCGCTGATCGGGCTCATCCTCGGCCCGGTCTTCAAGGAGAACCTCTCCTGGCGGACCAGGAACCCCGGCCGCAAGCGCGCCTACGCCAAGGCCAGCTACGCCTGGGGCCTCATCCTGCTCGCCAAGTGCGCGATCCTCTTCCCGCTCTACTGGTGGGCCGACACCGCCCAGCTCGGCTGGGTGCTCGTCGGACTGAAGATCCCGCCGTTCCTGCTCGCCGTGTACCTCACCTGGGTCTTCCTGGCCAAGGCGCCGGCCCCGATCGACGTCTTCGCCGAGATGGAGGCCGCCGAGCAGGCGGAGAAGGACCGCGAGGCGGAGCGCGCCGCGGAGCGGGCCCGCGAGGCGGAGGCCGAGAACGCCCGCGGCGCGGAGACCGCGGCGGCACGGAACTACGACGCCTGA
- a CDS encoding potassium channel family protein, producing the protein MHIVIMGCGRVGAALAQTLEQQGHTVAVIDQDPTAFRRLGSGFGGRRVTGVGFDQDTLREAGIEEAGAFAAVSSGDNSNIIAARVAREMFSIENVAARIYDPRRAEVYQRLGIPTVATVRWTADQMLRRLLPSGAEPLWRDPSGGVQLAEVHTTPAWIGHKISTLQEETGVRVAFLTRLGEAILPSSQTVLQEGDLVHVMMRTDEVAKVEAAFAEGPEEGGH; encoded by the coding sequence GTGCATATCGTCATCATGGGCTGCGGGCGAGTCGGAGCAGCTCTCGCGCAGACCTTGGAACAGCAGGGGCACACGGTCGCCGTGATCGATCAGGACCCCACGGCGTTCCGACGCCTCGGTTCCGGGTTCGGTGGCCGTCGTGTCACCGGGGTCGGCTTCGACCAGGACACCCTCCGCGAGGCGGGTATCGAGGAAGCCGGTGCCTTCGCCGCGGTCAGCAGCGGCGACAACTCGAACATCATCGCCGCCCGGGTGGCCCGCGAGATGTTCAGCATCGAGAACGTCGCGGCCCGCATCTACGACCCCCGCCGCGCGGAGGTCTACCAGCGCCTCGGCATCCCCACCGTGGCCACGGTCCGCTGGACGGCGGACCAGATGCTGCGGCGGCTGCTGCCGTCCGGCGCCGAGCCGCTGTGGCGCGACCCGAGCGGCGGTGTGCAGCTCGCCGAGGTGCACACCACCCCCGCCTGGATCGGTCACAAGATCAGCACGCTCCAGGAGGAGACCGGGGTGCGTGTGGCTTTCCTCACCCGCCTGGGCGAAGCGATCCTGCCCTCGTCCCAGACGGTGCTGCAGGAGGGTGACCTGGTCCACGTGATGATGCGTACGGACGAGGTCGCGAAGGTCGAGGCGGCCTTCGCCGAGGGCCCCGAGGAAGGCGGTCACTGA
- a CDS encoding AAA family ATPase — MIEQLSLTNFKAFRSAEIRLAPVTLLTGLNSSGKSTVLQSLALLRQSYDSGILRSTDGDTDVRGGLLLNGELVELGVGQDVLHEDFVGHGDEPDPFITIEFLAVDQASRVWSARYAPELDVLPLRHSSTGSEESADLPLFSRRFQYLKADRIVPATLYPRSHHQAIGRGFLGSRGEHTVNFLRHHAEDVVPDGPLRHPSADGNTLLSHVGAWMQELCPGISLEATEIPGVDSVRLSYGFGGTSGLNSSRRRRPTNVGFGLTYALPIVVACLSAVPGSLILLENPEAHLHPRGQSRMAALIAAAASAGAQLIVETHSDHVLDGTRLAVKQGRLAAAETAIHYFRGNGTEVEIVTPSVGDDGMLSEWPEGFFDETDHTLDQLLD, encoded by the coding sequence GTGATCGAGCAGTTGTCACTGACCAACTTCAAGGCCTTCCGGTCCGCCGAGATCCGGCTCGCCCCGGTCACCCTGCTCACCGGCCTCAACTCCTCCGGCAAGAGCACAGTCCTCCAGTCCCTGGCCCTCTTGCGGCAGTCCTACGATTCCGGAATCCTGCGGTCCACCGACGGCGACACCGACGTACGAGGTGGATTGCTCCTCAACGGGGAGCTGGTGGAGCTGGGCGTCGGCCAGGACGTCCTGCACGAGGACTTCGTAGGTCACGGTGACGAGCCCGACCCGTTCATCACTATCGAGTTCCTCGCGGTGGACCAGGCTTCGCGCGTCTGGTCCGCCCGATATGCCCCGGAACTGGATGTCCTGCCACTGCGGCATTCCTCCACCGGCTCCGAGGAATCGGCCGACCTTCCGCTCTTCTCTCGCCGCTTCCAATACCTCAAGGCCGATCGCATCGTTCCCGCGACTCTCTACCCCCGATCGCACCACCAGGCCATCGGGCGCGGCTTCCTCGGGTCTCGGGGGGAGCACACCGTCAATTTCCTACGCCACCACGCCGAGGACGTCGTCCCGGATGGCCCACTGCGCCATCCGTCCGCCGACGGCAACACACTCCTCTCCCACGTCGGAGCATGGATGCAGGAGCTCTGCCCCGGCATCAGTCTGGAAGCGACCGAGATCCCTGGAGTCGACTCCGTCCGCCTGAGCTACGGCTTCGGCGGCACATCCGGCTTGAACTCCTCCCGTCGGCGACGACCCACCAACGTCGGCTTCGGACTCACGTACGCGCTGCCGATCGTGGTGGCCTGCCTGTCGGCCGTCCCCGGAAGCCTGATCCTCCTGGAGAACCCGGAGGCGCATCTGCACCCGCGCGGCCAGTCCAGGATGGCGGCGCTCATCGCTGCGGCCGCCTCGGCCGGCGCCCAGCTGATCGTCGAGACACACAGCGACCACGTCCTCGACGGCACCCGTCTCGCCGTCAAGCAGGGTCGCCTCGCTGCTGCGGAAACCGCCATCCACTACTTCCGCGGCAATGGTACGGAGGTGGAAATCGTCACTCCCTCCGTAGGCGACGACGGCATGCTCTCCGAGTGGCCAGAAGGCTTCTTCGACGAGACCGACCACACGCTCGACCAGCTTCTGGACTGA
- a CDS encoding DUF262 domain-containing protein — MSLEDSTGTSGGRFPVPKDQQSVFSRYQDQDPGEADEGFRVEVGADGRGTDVELELPATEADDDRITAPYDPSKIEIQTLNPTINLLMSRLSNGMIDLAPDFQRRAGIWSDEQQSRLIESLLLRIPIPSFYAAELEDGSWSQDSSWAIVDGIQRLTAIARFITPDALARMTGIEKGPLRLRGLEYLHKEFAGTTYDGLSGRLQIRLNETQVVVHVIRPGTPEAVKFNIFARINTGGLPLTRQEIRHALVPGPARGLLSSLAESQEFKSATGNGVYSERMADREMVLRTLAFRLAPPDSFRAQDFDQFLARTMRQINRLTPEERDAHAEDFKRAMLTAEQIFDGHAFRKLYPNQRRRSPINKAIFEAIAVNLAELSNNERSALVASREEVIESFQQLMTDRAFERAVSVGTGDRAKVALRFQRIHRLFHDILMNHGGIEQ; from the coding sequence ATGTCGTTGGAGGACAGCACCGGCACAAGCGGTGGCCGCTTCCCTGTGCCAAAGGATCAGCAGTCGGTGTTCAGCCGCTATCAGGACCAGGACCCGGGGGAGGCCGACGAAGGGTTCCGAGTCGAGGTCGGCGCCGACGGCAGGGGAACCGACGTGGAGCTGGAGCTCCCCGCCACCGAGGCTGACGACGACCGGATCACCGCACCGTACGACCCTTCCAAGATCGAGATTCAGACCCTCAACCCGACCATCAACCTCCTGATGTCGCGGTTGAGTAATGGCATGATCGACCTCGCGCCGGACTTTCAGAGGCGCGCCGGCATCTGGTCGGACGAACAGCAGAGCCGGCTGATCGAATCCCTTCTGCTCCGGATTCCGATCCCCTCCTTCTACGCGGCCGAACTGGAGGACGGTTCCTGGTCGCAGGACAGCTCCTGGGCGATCGTCGACGGCATCCAGCGTTTGACGGCGATCGCTAGGTTCATCACTCCGGACGCTCTCGCCCGGATGACGGGAATCGAAAAAGGGCCGCTACGACTGCGGGGCCTGGAGTACCTGCACAAAGAGTTCGCCGGCACAACCTATGACGGCCTCTCGGGGCGGCTGCAGATCCGGCTCAACGAGACGCAGGTCGTTGTCCATGTGATCCGCCCCGGCACTCCGGAAGCGGTCAAGTTCAACATTTTCGCCCGCATCAACACGGGGGGTCTCCCCCTCACGCGCCAGGAAATCCGGCATGCCCTCGTGCCGGGGCCGGCCCGGGGTCTTCTGTCCTCGCTCGCCGAGTCGCAGGAGTTCAAGTCCGCGACCGGCAACGGCGTCTACAGCGAACGCATGGCCGACCGGGAGATGGTGCTGCGCACACTGGCCTTCCGGCTCGCTCCGCCGGACTCCTTCAGGGCCCAGGACTTCGACCAGTTCCTCGCCCGCACCATGCGGCAGATCAACAGGCTCACCCCTGAAGAACGGGACGCGCACGCGGAGGACTTCAAGCGCGCGATGCTCACTGCTGAGCAGATTTTCGACGGTCACGCCTTCCGCAAGCTGTATCCCAACCAGCGGCGCCGGTCCCCCATCAACAAAGCCATCTTCGAGGCAATCGCCGTCAACCTCGCCGAACTCTCGAACAACGAGCGGTCCGCTCTTGTGGCATCCCGCGAGGAAGTGATCGAAAGTTTCCAACAGCTCATGACCGACCGGGCCTTCGAGCGTGCTGTGTCGGTGGGTACCGGTGACCGGGCCAAGGTCGCGCTCAGGTTTCAGCGGATCCACCGTCTCTTCCACGACATCCTGATGAATCACGGAGGCATCGAACAGTGA
- a CDS encoding class I SAM-dependent RNA methyltransferase, with protein MQNASTSSLVGEEYEVEVGPVAHGGHCIARTAEGRVLFVRHTLPGEKIVARVTDGDTDSRFLRADAVTVIEASKDRVPAPCPYAGPGMCGGCDWQHAKPGAQRRLKGEVIAEQLQRLAGLTPEEAGWDGTVMPAEGDKLPAGEVPAWRTRVQYAVDDEGNAGLRKHRSHDVQPIDHCMIAAPGVTELGIEKRSWPTLAGVEAISATGSHDRQVVLTPKPGGRLPLVELDKPVSVLRVEEHDGGIHRVHGRAFVREVADDRTYRVGSGGFWQVHPQAATTLVRAVMQGLLPRKNDTALDLYCGVGLFAGAIGQRIGEKGAVLGIESGKRAVEDARHNLKDLDRVRIEHGKVDQVLPRTGITECDLIVLDPPRAGAGKQVVKHLSGLGARKIAYVACDPAALARDIAYFREGGYKVRTLRAFDLFPMTHHVECVAILEPVKKDD; from the coding sequence ATGCAGAACGCATCCACGTCGTCGCTGGTCGGGGAGGAGTACGAGGTCGAGGTCGGGCCCGTCGCGCACGGAGGCCACTGCATCGCCCGTACGGCCGAGGGCCGCGTGCTCTTCGTACGCCACACGCTCCCCGGCGAGAAGATCGTCGCCCGCGTCACGGACGGCGACACCGACTCCCGCTTCCTGCGCGCCGACGCCGTCACCGTCATCGAGGCGTCCAAGGACCGCGTTCCCGCACCGTGCCCGTACGCCGGCCCCGGCATGTGCGGCGGCTGCGACTGGCAGCACGCCAAGCCGGGCGCCCAGCGCCGGCTCAAGGGCGAGGTCATCGCCGAGCAGCTCCAGCGCCTCGCGGGCCTCACCCCGGAAGAGGCCGGCTGGGACGGCACCGTCATGCCCGCCGAGGGCGACAAGCTCCCCGCCGGCGAGGTGCCCGCCTGGCGCACCCGTGTCCAGTACGCCGTCGACGACGAGGGCAACGCGGGACTGCGCAAGCACCGCTCCCACGACGTCCAGCCGATCGACCACTGCATGATCGCCGCCCCCGGCGTCACCGAACTGGGCATCGAGAAGCGCAGCTGGCCGACGCTGGCCGGCGTCGAGGCGATCTCCGCCACCGGCTCCCACGACCGCCAGGTCGTCCTCACCCCGAAGCCCGGCGGCCGGCTGCCCCTGGTCGAGCTCGACAAGCCGGTCTCCGTCCTGCGCGTCGAGGAGCACGACGGCGGCATCCACCGCGTCCACGGGCGCGCCTTCGTCCGCGAGGTCGCCGACGACCGCACCTACCGTGTCGGCTCCGGCGGCTTCTGGCAGGTCCACCCGCAGGCCGCCACCACGCTGGTCCGCGCCGTCATGCAGGGCCTGCTGCCCCGCAAGAACGACACCGCCCTCGACCTCTACTGCGGCGTCGGCCTCTTCGCCGGCGCCATCGGCCAGCGCATCGGCGAGAAGGGCGCGGTCCTCGGCATCGAGTCCGGCAAGCGCGCCGTCGAGGACGCCCGCCACAACCTGAAGGACCTCGACCGGGTCCGCATCGAACACGGCAAGGTCGACCAGGTCCTGCCCCGCACCGGCATCACCGAGTGCGACCTCATCGTCCTCGACCCGCCCCGCGCCGGCGCCGGCAAGCAGGTCGTCAAGCACCTCTCGGGTCTGGGCGCCCGCAAGATCGCTTACGTCGCCTGCGACCCGGCCGCGCTCGCGCGCGACATCGCGTACTTCCGCGAGGGCGGGTACAAGGTCCGGACGCTGCGGGCGTTCGACCTGTTCCCGATGACGCACCACGTGGAGTGCGTGGCGATTCTGGAGCCGGTGAAGAAGGACGACTGA